The Candidatus Polarisedimenticolia bacterium genome window below encodes:
- the fusA gene encoding elongation factor G produces the protein MKVYEISEIRNLAVIGHGSSGKTSLTSSLLFSSGAVNRLGRVDQGTTVTDFEEEEIARKVSISSALCHLEWKRVKLNLIDTPGYGAFIADAKAALRVVDGALVVVDAVSGVEVQTEEAWGYAEGFDLPRLLVINKLDRENASFTRALESITGTFGRQAVPVQVPIGAEKGFSGVVDLVANKAFVYEKDESGSHKVQDVPADLAAEVKEARDRLMEMVAEVDDSLMEKFFESGALSQEDLSQGLARGVKQRRLYPVLAASGLLNIGAHPLLDTLVACLPHPGERAPYKGEAPKDHAPVERQGKADEPSSAFVFKTIADPYSGKISLFRVYSGVIKSDSTVHNASRDIQERFGAILVLQGKESESVTEVRAGDIAAIPKLKETETGDTLADKAHPILYPKVTYPEPSITFALQPKSRADEEKISQVLHRLAEEDPTIQFRRDAQTHELIIAGNSDLHVEVSLARMKKKFGVEAILHAPKVPYFETIKRKAEAQGRHKKQTGGHGQFGDCWIRLEPLQRGAGFEFKDDIHGGAIPKNFIPSVEKGIQEARVHGFLAGYPVVDFRVVLFDGSYHTVDSSDIAFKIAGSLGFKKAMEEAGATLLEPIMNVEINSPEQYMGDIMGDLNSRRGRVQGMNSQGSQQVIKAQVPMSEMLTYASTLKSITGGRGSYHMAMSHYEEVPAHQQTKIIAAHKAAKEGTGAAAPHH, from the coding sequence ATGAAGGTCTATGAGATCTCGGAAATCCGCAACCTGGCCGTCATCGGCCACGGCTCCTCCGGCAAGACCTCCCTCACCTCCTCCCTCCTGTTCTCCTCCGGCGCGGTCAACCGTCTCGGCCGCGTCGACCAGGGGACGACCGTCACCGATTTCGAGGAGGAGGAGATTGCCCGCAAGGTCAGCATTTCGTCCGCCCTCTGCCATCTCGAGTGGAAGAGGGTCAAGCTCAACCTGATCGACACGCCCGGGTACGGGGCGTTCATCGCCGACGCCAAGGCGGCGCTTCGCGTGGTGGACGGCGCCCTGGTGGTCGTGGACGCCGTGTCAGGCGTCGAGGTGCAGACCGAGGAGGCCTGGGGCTACGCGGAGGGGTTCGACCTCCCCCGGCTCCTGGTCATCAACAAGCTGGACCGTGAGAACGCCTCGTTCACACGCGCCCTCGAGTCAATCACCGGGACGTTCGGCCGCCAGGCGGTACCCGTGCAGGTCCCGATCGGCGCGGAGAAGGGGTTCTCGGGAGTCGTGGACCTGGTCGCCAACAAGGCCTTCGTCTATGAGAAGGACGAGAGCGGCAGCCACAAGGTCCAGGACGTCCCCGCCGACCTGGCGGCCGAGGTGAAGGAGGCGCGCGACCGGCTGATGGAGATGGTCGCCGAGGTGGACGACTCCCTGATGGAGAAGTTCTTCGAGAGCGGCGCCCTGTCGCAGGAGGATCTGAGCCAGGGGCTGGCACGGGGGGTGAAGCAGCGCCGCCTGTATCCGGTTCTCGCCGCCTCCGGGCTCCTCAACATCGGCGCGCACCCGCTCCTCGACACCCTGGTGGCCTGCCTGCCCCATCCGGGCGAGCGCGCCCCCTACAAGGGCGAGGCCCCCAAGGATCACGCTCCCGTGGAGCGCCAGGGGAAGGCGGACGAGCCGTCCTCGGCGTTCGTCTTCAAGACAATCGCCGATCCGTACTCCGGCAAGATCTCGCTGTTCCGGGTCTACTCCGGGGTGATCAAGTCCGACTCGACCGTGCACAATGCCAGCCGCGACATTCAGGAACGATTCGGCGCCATCCTGGTCCTGCAGGGGAAGGAATCGGAGAGCGTCACCGAGGTGCGTGCCGGGGACATCGCCGCCATTCCCAAGCTGAAGGAGACCGAGACCGGCGACACCCTGGCCGACAAGGCGCACCCGATCCTCTATCCCAAGGTGACCTATCCCGAGCCTTCGATCACCTTCGCGCTGCAGCCGAAGTCGCGCGCCGACGAGGAGAAGATCTCCCAGGTGCTGCACCGACTGGCGGAGGAGGACCCGACGATCCAGTTCCGCCGCGATGCGCAGACGCACGAGCTGATCATCGCCGGGAACAGCGACCTGCACGTCGAGGTCTCCCTGGCGCGCATGAAGAAGAAATTCGGCGTCGAGGCGATCCTGCACGCCCCCAAGGTCCCCTATTTCGAGACGATCAAGCGCAAGGCGGAGGCGCAGGGCCGGCACAAGAAGCAGACGGGCGGCCACGGCCAGTTCGGCGACTGCTGGATAAGGCTCGAGCCGCTGCAGCGCGGCGCGGGGTTCGAGTTCAAGGACGACATCCACGGCGGCGCCATCCCCAAGAACTTCATCCCGTCCGTCGAGAAGGGGATCCAGGAGGCCCGGGTGCACGGGTTCCTGGCCGGCTACCCGGTGGTCGATTTCCGCGTCGTCCTGTTCGACGGCTCGTACCACACCGTCGATTCCTCGGACATCGCGTTCAAGATCGCCGGCTCCCTGGGGTTCAAGAAGGCGATGGAGGAGGCCGGGGCGACCCTGCTCGAGCCCATCATGAACGTGGAGATCAACTCCCCCGAGCAGTACATGGGAGACATCATGGGGGACCTGAACTCACGGCGCGGGCGGGTCCAGGGGATGAACTCCCAGGGATCTCAGCAGGTGATCAAGGCTCAGGTGCCGATGTCCGAGATGCTCACCTACGCCTCGACGCTCAAGTCGATCACCGGGGGGCGCGGCTCCTACCACATGGCGATGTCGCACTACGAGGAAGTCCCCGCCCACCAGCAGACCAAGATCATCGCGGCGCACAAGGCGGCCAAGGAAGGGACCGGCGCCGCCGCACCACACCACTGA
- a CDS encoding nucleotidyltransferase family protein produces the protein MSSSEIAVDPRLAASVLSLLRVEDPTVTPAREAIDASLNRYELGGYLHARWSEAGRLEYLPGAWQEALRRAHRKTAVDSLAALAEFRLLGRFLVDLGVSVIVLKGGAYLNDLYVDPGTRRLTDIDLLMRREDAGRIARRLLDAGYRGEIAVDYPWNRRFEMWRPVEGACRFELHWDILDERPESLAKGLWARSVPGSLEGVPCRRLAPVDAIPYHTAHLAAHYFGPQLKWVVDLREMLRRWRPDLGTVSDGCGSWRARTATSLALTHVARLFPGEVPSGWIEALAPGRLQRALYGLYRSEEPLELFRVSNESAWRFPLRPLTMDGPGDALRLGWKALGRAMARAVRPRRHSVRSVPPWAWCD, from the coding sequence TTGTCGTCATCGGAGATCGCCGTCGATCCGCGTCTTGCCGCGTCGGTGCTGTCGCTCCTGCGCGTCGAGGACCCCACAGTCACGCCCGCGCGCGAGGCTATCGACGCGTCGCTGAATCGATACGAGCTCGGCGGCTACCTGCACGCCAGATGGTCGGAAGCCGGGCGGCTCGAGTATCTCCCAGGGGCCTGGCAGGAGGCGCTGCGCCGCGCGCATCGCAAGACGGCTGTGGACAGCCTGGCGGCACTGGCTGAATTCCGGCTGCTGGGCCGGTTCCTCGTCGACTTGGGGGTGTCGGTCATCGTCCTGAAGGGGGGGGCATACCTGAACGATCTGTACGTGGACCCCGGGACGCGCCGGCTGACCGACATCGATCTCCTCATGCGTCGCGAGGACGCGGGTCGCATAGCCCGGCGGCTCCTGGACGCCGGCTACCGCGGGGAGATTGCGGTCGATTACCCCTGGAACCGCCGCTTCGAGATGTGGCGCCCGGTCGAGGGCGCCTGCCGTTTCGAGTTGCACTGGGACATCCTGGACGAGAGGCCGGAGTCCCTGGCGAAAGGGCTGTGGGCGCGATCGGTGCCCGGCAGCCTCGAAGGGGTGCCCTGCCGCAGGCTGGCCCCGGTCGACGCGATCCCCTATCACACCGCGCACTTGGCGGCGCACTACTTCGGCCCCCAGTTGAAATGGGTCGTCGACCTGCGGGAGATGCTCCGACGGTGGCGGCCGGACCTGGGGACCGTGTCGGATGGGTGCGGCTCGTGGCGGGCTCGTACCGCCACGTCTCTCGCGCTGACTCATGTCGCGAGGCTGTTCCCCGGCGAGGTCCCGTCGGGTTGGATCGAGGCCCTGGCCCCCGGGCGCCTGCAGCGCGCCTTGTACGGGCTCTACCGCAGCGAGGAGCCGCTCGAGCTCTTCCGCGTGTCGAACGAGTCGGCCTGGCGGTTCCCGCTCCGTCCCCTGACCATGGACGGCCCGGGGGACGCCCTGCGGCTGGGATGGAAGGCACTCGGCAGGGCCATGGCGCGCGCCGTCCGTCCGCGCCGCCATTCCGTGAGGAGCGTGCCGCCGTGGGCCTGGTGCGATTGA